The Erythrolamprus reginae isolate rEryReg1 chromosome 3, rEryReg1.hap1, whole genome shotgun sequence genome contains a region encoding:
- the LOC139164286 gene encoding mucolipin-3-like, translating to MENPEVLVGSCSTQDDEHLYNVKHHASMCQLLEDQLRRKLKFFFMNPCEKFWARGRKPWKLGIQILKIAMVTIQLVVFGLSNQMVVTFKEENTVSFKHLFLKGYMDSMDDTYAVYTQKEVYDQISFAINQFLQLRANSVGNHAYEKKGSEETPMAICQYFYKRGIISPGNDTFDIDPEIETECLYVEPMLPLENGTLRKTPFNFTLDFQRLVTLTLTFKLKAINLQTIRQHELPDCYDFTLTILFDNKAHSGRIKISLDNDIAIKECKDWHVSGSIQKNTHYMMIFDGFVILTCLASLILCTRSVIKGIYLQREFVTFFQHHYKKEVSFSDLVEFVNGWYIMIIVSDLLTIVGSTLKMEIQAKSLTSYDVCSILLGTSTMLVWLGVIRYLSFFKKYNLLILTLRAALPNVIRFCSCAAMIYLGYCFCGWIVLGPYHAKFHTLNMVSECLFSLINGDDMFATFAKMQQKSYLVWLFSRIYLYSFISLFIYMVLSLFIALITDTYETVKHYQREGFPETELHSFIAQCKDLPNSGRYRLEEDSPINIFCCCKRS from the exons ATGGAAAATCCTGAAGTGCTTGTAGGCAGCTGCAGTACTCAGGATGATGAACATTTATACAATGTAAAACATCATGCATCAATGTGCCAGCTTCTGGAAGATCAGTTAAGAAGAAAACTTAAATTTTTCTTTATGAATCCCTGTGAAAAATTCTGGGCCCGAGGAAGGAAACCGTGGAAGCTGGGCATACAAATTCTGAAAATAGCTATGGTCACTATCCAG cttgtagtttttggtttaagcaatcaaatggtggttacatttaaagaagaaaacacggTATCCTTTAAGCATCTATTCCTGAAAGGCTATATGGACAGCATGGATGACACCTATGCAGTGTACACGCAAAAAGAGGTCTATGACCAGATCTCTTTCGCAATAAACCAg TTCTTACAGCTGCGTGCTAATTCGGTTGGAAATCACGCCTACGAAAAGAAAGGATCAGAAGAGACGCCCATGGCAATATGTCAGTACTTCTACAAGAGAGGAATTATCAGCCCTGGAAATGACACTTTCGATATTGACCCAGAAATTGAAACTG agtgtctttatgtggagccaatgctacctctggaaaatgggacactgaggaagactcctttcaattttactttggacttccagag ACTTGTAACTCTGACACTCACGTTCAAACTGAAGGCCATTAATCTCCAGACCATTCGACAACATGAACTCCCAGACTGCTATGATTTCACACTAACA atactctttgataacaaagctcatagtggaagaattaaaataagcctagacaatgatattgccatcaaggaatgtaaagactggcatgtttctggatcaa tacagaagaatacccattatatgatgatctttgatggttttgtcatactgacatgtcttgcatcactgattctctgcacacgatctgtaattaaaggaatttatctacaaagg gaatttgtgacttttttccaACATCACTATAAGAAAGAAGTATCTTTCTCTGATCTAGTGGAATTTGTCAATGGATGGTATATCATGATCATCGTTAGTGACCTTCTTACCATAGTTGGTTCTACATTAAAGATGGAGATACAAGCTAAG AGTCTGACAAGCTATGACGTCTGCAGTATCCTGTTAGGAACTTCCACCATGCTTGTGTGGCTTGGAGTGATCCGCTACCTCAGCTTctttaagaaatataat CTGCTTATTTTGACTCTCCGTGCAGCATTGCCCAATGTCATTCGATTTTGCTCCTGTGCGGCTATGATCTATCTGGGTTATTGCTTCTGTGGCTGGATTGTGCTGGGCCCATATCATGCTAAG ttccataccttgaatatggtttctgaatgtcttttctctttgataaatggagatgacatgtttgctacttttgcaaaaatgcaacagaaaagctaCCTGGTGTGGCTGTTCAGCCGGATCTACCTCTACTCTTTCATTAGCCTCTTTATCTACATGGTTCTGAGTCTCTTCATTGCCTTAATTACAGACACGTATGAAACAGTGAAG cattaccagcgtgaaggctttccagagacagaacttcattcattcatagcccagtgcaaagacctgccaaactctggaagatacagattagaagaggacagtcctataaatattttctgttgttgtaaAAG gtcttaa